The genomic DNA GTATTTTGTGGTATACGGATAAATATATTCAGGTGAAGGGCGATAGTAATAATGCCGGGAAAAGTGCGTTTGAAGTAATCTTCTTTGATTCAGCTAAATCTGATTCACAGAAACAGTCTGAAAAAGCGATAACGCATACTGTGAAAGAGGGAGAAACTTTAGAAAGTATAGCGAAGCAATATTTTTCGGATGAAAATGGGATTGAAGTCATTAAAAAGTATAATAACTTGCAAGAAGATGAAGTGAGTGCAGGGCAAGAATTAAAAATTCCGATAAAAGATAAATCCACAAAGCAAGAGAGCTAGTGAATTAGGCGATCACAATTTGTTATAAAAGCCTAGGATTATCTTTATGAGGAGGGGAGTAAAAAATATGATATGGATTATATTATTCAGTACTCTCATAGGCATGGGGATTTTATTACTTCTTGTGATGTATAAAGAAGCGACGCGTAATACGGTGTTGGAACATACTTTAGTATTTAAAGAATTTCCGAAAAGTTTTCAAAAAGTAAATGTGTTTTTTATTTCTGATATTCATAGAAGAGTTATTTCGAATTTGTTAATTGAACAAGTAAAAGGAAAAGTAGATCTAGTAATTATCGGAGGAGATTTAGCAGAGAAAGGTGTCTCTTTATCAAAAATCTCTGCGAATATCCAAAAGTTAAGAGAGATAGCTCCTGTATATTTTGTGTGGGGAAACAATGATTATGAGATAGAATATCATGAATTAGATGCGTTATTATTAGAAAATAACGTAAAAGTTTTAGATAATACAAGAGTGGTATTTGAGTCTGAATTAGGAGAGAGAATTTGTTTGCTCGGTATAGATGATGTTGGATTGCACCGTGATCGTCTAGATTTGGCATTGGCGGATTGTAAAGAAGAAGGTTTTCGTATCTTAGTTAGTCACAACCCTGATATAATAAAAAAGATGTCTGGAAATGAGCAGATTTCACTTGTATTAAGTGGACATACGCATGGGGGACAAATCCGATTATTCCCATCTAAAAAATATTTAAAAGGTGGCGTATATAACCATTTGAATACGATTCTCTTTGTTAGTAATGGGTACGGAACAACATTGATACCACTTCGTTTCCGAGCACCTGCTCAAACACATATCATTACATTGTGCGGAGGGAAATGATGCCAACTCTTAGTGGGAAATATAATATAAAAGCTGTTTCGAATATAATTGGAGTTCAGCCGAGTACGCTTCGTGCATGGGAAAGACGATATCAAATTATTGCCCCAAAGCGGAATCAAGCTGGGCATCGTTTATATACAGAAGAACATATTCAAATTTTAAAATGGTTAATGGAAAAAGTTTCTTCCGGTATGATGATTGGACAAGCAGTTCAGTTATTAGAAGAGAATCGTTTGCAGAGTACAGTTCAAAAAGAGATACCTTTCGATAAAGAAGTTGTTTTAGTGGACGATTTGCTACAAGCTTTGTTAAAATTTGATGAAATTACAATTACTGCATTATTAAACGAAGCTTTTAGTATATATTCAACAGAGAAGGTTGTTGCCAGTATCGTTCTTCGAGTGACAGACAATTTATTAATGTCAAAAAATAATAATGAGATTTCAATGGCGCAATTCCAATATGCACTATCATTTTTACAAACGCGTCTAGGAATGGTGTATCACAATGCCTCAATGTTTTCCTCTTTACACAAAGTTATTGTGTTAGAAAAGAATGCATTGCAAGGATTTATTTTTTCAACGTATTTACGCTTAAAAGGATATGAGGCGATATATATTAGGACAAGCTTAGCTGAAGATGGTATGTTGTCAGCGGTAGAAGAAATACAGCCGAAATATGTATTTGTATCTTGTGCTGACGAACAAGAAATGAAAAAGACGATGAACTTTATAAATTTATTACAAGAAAAAAGGGAATCTCTTTCTGTTGGCTTTATCGGAAAGCTAGGCGTTCTAAACCAGTTGGACATTGAAACAACCTTAATTGGTGATACAAAAGAAGAATGGGATGAATGGTTAAAAATGTCGGAATAGTTGTTCGAAAAGAACCATCTATTTTCTATTTCATATAATAAAAATTAGATGCATTGGTTACGTAGGGAGGGTATGAGATGAGGCTGGAACGATTAAATTACAATAAGATAAAAATTTTTCTAACATTTGATGATTTATCTGAACGAGGATTAACGAAAGAAGATTTATGGAGAAATGCGCCGAAAGTACAGCAATTATTTCGTGATATGATGCAAGAAGCAAATAAGGAATTAGGATTTGAAGCAGATGGTCCGATTGCAGTTGAAGTATTTTCTCTACAAGCACAAGGGATGGTTGTAATTGTAACGAAAGAAAATCAAGAAATGGATACAGATGATGAGTTTCGTGACGAGTTTATTGAAATGCAAGTGACTCTAGATGAAAGTGAGCATATATTATATGAGTTTGCTACGCTAGAT from Bacillus cereus G9842 includes the following:
- a CDS encoding LysM peptidoglycan-binding domain-containing protein encodes the protein MRKRIPDFEEELEVERVEEKESLPPRSEIHRNKEKKQKFKINHIFVRVLTFLFILLPISILWYTDKYIQVKGDSNNAGKSAFEVIFFDSAKSDSQKQSEKAITHTVKEGETLESIAKQYFSDENGIEVIKKYNNLQEDEVSAGQELKIPIKDKSTKQES
- a CDS encoding metallophosphoesterase yields the protein MIWIILFSTLIGMGILLLLVMYKEATRNTVLEHTLVFKEFPKSFQKVNVFFISDIHRRVISNLLIEQVKGKVDLVIIGGDLAEKGVSLSKISANIQKLREIAPVYFVWGNNDYEIEYHELDALLLENNVKVLDNTRVVFESELGERICLLGIDDVGLHRDRLDLALADCKEEGFRILVSHNPDIIKKMSGNEQISLVLSGHTHGGQIRLFPSKKYLKGGVYNHLNTILFVSNGYGTTLIPLRFRAPAQTHIITLCGGK
- a CDS encoding MerR family transcriptional regulator yields the protein MPTLSGKYNIKAVSNIIGVQPSTLRAWERRYQIIAPKRNQAGHRLYTEEHIQILKWLMEKVSSGMMIGQAVQLLEENRLQSTVQKEIPFDKEVVLVDDLLQALLKFDEITITALLNEAFSIYSTEKVVASIVLRVTDNLLMSKNNNEISMAQFQYALSFLQTRLGMVYHNASMFSSLHKVIVLEKNALQGFIFSTYLRLKGYEAIYIRTSLAEDGMLSAVEEIQPKYVFVSCADEQEMKKTMNFINLLQEKRESLSVGFIGKLGVLNQLDIETTLIGDTKEEWDEWLKMSE
- a CDS encoding genetic competence negative regulator encodes the protein MRLERLNYNKIKIFLTFDDLSERGLTKEDLWRNAPKVQQLFRDMMQEANKELGFEADGPIAVEVFSLQAQGMVVIVTKENQEMDTDDEFRDEFIEMQVTLDESEHILYEFATLDDIINLSNRLYNLGVTGGKLYTWDKRFYLWMEEEEQIQLLKADFIAILAEYGNPSTATIYRIMEYGKELMDFNAIEQIHNYFVKKQNLS